Proteins from a single region of Halichoerus grypus chromosome 13, mHalGry1.hap1.1, whole genome shotgun sequence:
- the CRYBB3 gene encoding beta-crystallin B3 isoform X1 produces MATRGQRKPVADAGSRRVQGRGDGAQGMVPPCPAPRETVQARVWGWKGEPDPHGMLRMLLFQVIVYEMENFQGKRCELSAECPSLTESLLEKVGSIQVESGPWLAFERRAFRGEQFVLEKGDYPRWDAWSNSHHSDSLLSLRPLHIDGPDHKLHLFENPAFSGRKMEIVDDDVPSLWAHGFQDRVASIRAINGTWVGYEFPGYRGRQYVFERGEYRHWNEWDANQPQLQSVRRIRDQKWHKRGCFLSS; encoded by the exons ATGGCCACGAGGGGGCAGCGCAAGCCTGTGGCCGATGCTGGCTCGAGGCGCGTCCAAGGCAGAGGAGATGGAGCCCAGGGGATGGtacctccctgccctgccccaagGGAGACTGTGCAGGCCAGGGTCTGGGGCTGGAAGGGGGAGCCCGACCCCCATGGGATGCTCAGGATGCTGCTCTTTCAGGTGATCGTGTATGAAATGGAGAACTTCCAGGGCAAGCGGTGCGAGCTCTCGGCTGAGTGCCCCAGCCTGACAGAGAGCCTGCTGGAGAAGGTGGGCTCCATCCAGGTGGAGTCTGGGCC GTGGCTGGCGTTCGAGCGCAGAGCCTTCCGTGGGGAGCAGTTTGTCCTGGAGAAGGGGGACTACCCTCGCTGGGACGCCTGGTCCAACAGCCACCACAGTGACAGCCTCCTGTCCCTCCGGCCTCTGCACATC GATGGCCCAGATCACAAGCTGCACCTGTTCGAGAACCCAGCCTTCAGCGGCCGCAAGATGGAGATAGTGGATGACGACGTGCCCAGCCTCTGGGCTCATGGCTTCCAGGACCGCGTGGCGAGCATCCGGGCCATCAACGGGAC GTGGGTCGGCTATGAGTTCCCCGGCTATCGCGGGCGCCAGTACGTGTTCGAGCGGGGCGAATACCGCCACTGGAACGAGTGGGACGCTAACCAGCCGCAGCTGCAATCTGTGCGCCGCATCCGGGACCAGAAGTGGCACAAGCGGGGCTGCTTCCTCAGCAGCTGA